A DNA window from Polyangiaceae bacterium contains the following coding sequences:
- a CDS encoding DUF4215 domain-containing protein: MGRFRVGPWPWVAVVGSLAFAACGGDAEVATKVDAGASGGAGGDASVTGGTGAGIALDAGGDAGVAGASGCSGDACAPEPGCGDGVVNAGESCDDGNSVSGDGCAADCMAIEQGYACPTPGKPCVSTVVCGDSKITGTETCDDGNAVAQDGCDASCQLEPGYQCPLVGVRCEAKQCGDGIVAGAEQCDDGTPGGGDGCSATCQLEDGYKCVTPNAPCEKTVCGDGKAEGTEQCDDGDNDMGDGCTPFCINEPDCSGSECKSKCGDGIRLPGDNEQCEDGNTVSGDGCSATCQVEAGYSCTDVTAAPSSLVLPIVIRDFKGKGTAGGHPDFEHVIAVETGIVQPNLGGAGKPVYAKSGGSTTTNGQAVFDQWYRDSGVANGNDGNKTLLQSITLGAIGGGVFQFNDSTFFPIDGQGWGNQGNTHNFHFTSEVRYWFEYKGGEKLDFTGDDDVFVFINKHLAIDLGGVHGAQSASVTLNAAAATQFGLTVGKVYEAVVFQAERHTTESNYRLTLSGFANKTSQCVSVCGDGIKTPDEQCDDGKNDGSYGSCAPGCKLGPRCGDGSLQAAEGEACDDGVNLTSYGDSGCAPGCKLPARCGDKQVDSLFGEQCDDGQNDGGYGECAPGCVLGPRCGGGPGAERRGRAVRRQQHRRRRRLLADLQARRPAECGGWP, encoded by the coding sequence ATGGGCAGATTCCGTGTGGGGCCGTGGCCCTGGGTCGCAGTAGTGGGCTCGCTTGCTTTTGCCGCGTGCGGAGGTGACGCGGAAGTGGCGACGAAGGTCGACGCGGGCGCGTCCGGCGGCGCGGGGGGCGATGCGTCCGTCACCGGCGGAACCGGTGCGGGGATCGCCCTCGACGCTGGTGGCGACGCAGGCGTCGCGGGTGCAAGCGGATGCAGTGGTGATGCCTGCGCGCCCGAGCCCGGGTGTGGTGATGGAGTCGTCAACGCCGGGGAGAGTTGCGATGACGGCAACAGCGTGAGTGGCGACGGTTGCGCTGCCGATTGCATGGCCATCGAACAGGGCTACGCTTGCCCCACGCCGGGCAAGCCATGCGTCAGCACGGTGGTGTGTGGGGACTCGAAGATCACTGGCACGGAAACCTGCGACGATGGCAACGCTGTCGCGCAGGATGGGTGCGATGCGTCGTGTCAGCTCGAGCCCGGCTACCAGTGCCCGCTAGTGGGCGTACGCTGTGAAGCGAAGCAGTGCGGCGACGGCATCGTTGCCGGCGCGGAACAGTGTGACGACGGAACGCCGGGTGGTGGCGATGGCTGCAGCGCCACTTGCCAGCTGGAAGACGGCTACAAGTGCGTCACGCCGAATGCTCCGTGCGAGAAGACCGTCTGCGGCGACGGCAAGGCCGAGGGTACGGAGCAGTGCGACGACGGTGACAACGACATGGGCGACGGCTGCACGCCATTCTGCATCAATGAGCCCGATTGCAGCGGTAGCGAATGCAAGAGCAAGTGCGGCGATGGCATTCGGCTTCCAGGCGACAACGAACAGTGCGAAGACGGCAACACCGTGTCCGGCGACGGTTGCTCGGCGACCTGCCAGGTCGAGGCAGGCTACTCGTGCACGGACGTCACCGCGGCGCCATCGTCGCTCGTGCTCCCCATCGTGATCCGCGATTTCAAGGGCAAGGGCACGGCAGGCGGGCATCCGGACTTCGAGCACGTGATCGCCGTGGAGACGGGAATCGTGCAGCCCAACCTGGGCGGTGCCGGCAAGCCTGTCTATGCCAAGAGCGGCGGCTCGACCACGACCAACGGGCAAGCCGTGTTCGACCAATGGTATCGAGACTCTGGCGTCGCCAACGGCAACGATGGCAACAAGACCTTGTTGCAGTCGATCACCCTGGGCGCCATCGGCGGCGGGGTGTTTCAGTTCAACGACAGCACCTTCTTCCCGATCGACGGCCAAGGCTGGGGGAACCAAGGTAACACCCACAACTTTCACTTCACCAGCGAGGTCCGCTACTGGTTCGAGTACAAGGGCGGCGAGAAACTGGACTTCACGGGTGACGACGACGTCTTCGTCTTCATCAACAAGCATCTCGCGATCGACTTGGGCGGCGTCCATGGCGCGCAGAGTGCGAGCGTCACGTTGAATGCTGCAGCGGCGACACAGTTTGGGCTCACGGTCGGCAAAGTCTACGAAGCCGTCGTGTTTCAAGCGGAGCGACACACGACCGAGTCGAACTACCGCTTGACGCTGTCAGGATTCGCCAACAAGACGTCGCAATGCGTCAGCGTCTGCGGCGACGGGATCAAGACGCCCGACGAGCAGTGCGACGACGGCAAGAACGACGGCAGCTACGGTAGCTGCGCGCCTGGGTGCAAACTGGGGCCGCGGTGCGGTGACGGGTCGCTGCAGGCGGCCGAGGGCGAGGCCTGCGACGATGGCGTGAACCTGACGAGCTACGGCGACAGCGGTTGCGCGCCAGGTTGCAAGCTGCCGGCACGCTGTGGCGACAAGCAGGTCGACAGCCTGTTCGGCGAGCAGTGCGACGATGGCCAGAACGACGGCGGCTATGGCGAGTGCGCGCCGGGCTGCGTGCTGGGGCCGCGCTGCGGCGGCGGCCCGGGTGCAGAGCGCCGAGGCAGAGCAGTGCGACGACAGCAACACCGTCGGCGGCGACGGCTGCTCGCCGACCTGCAAGCTAGACGACCCGCTGAGTGTGGAGGTTGGCCATGA
- a CDS encoding class I SAM-dependent methyltransferase, translating to MDRFRRFDEAYYHRFYENPKTRVITAEEHAHLAQFVFSFAAYNQIELKSVLDIGAGIGLWKDWVKKNSKGVSYTGTEVSQAMCKKHGFLHRDIARWRDRKKYDLIVCQGVLQYLPDPDVAPAIANIAAMSKGLVYVEVTTRQDLRERCDTDRTDSDIHIRNGSYYRGILSKHLVFVGCGLWWTKEKEQPFYELESVG from the coding sequence ATGGATCGCTTTCGGCGCTTCGACGAGGCGTACTATCACCGGTTCTACGAGAACCCGAAGACGCGGGTCATCACCGCCGAGGAGCACGCGCACCTGGCGCAGTTCGTCTTCTCCTTCGCTGCGTACAACCAGATCGAGCTGAAGTCCGTGCTCGACATCGGCGCGGGAATCGGTCTGTGGAAGGACTGGGTGAAGAAGAACTCCAAGGGCGTCAGCTACACGGGCACCGAGGTGAGCCAGGCGATGTGCAAGAAGCACGGCTTCCTACACCGCGACATCGCCCGCTGGCGCGATCGCAAGAAGTACGATCTCATCGTGTGCCAGGGTGTGCTGCAGTATCTTCCCGACCCCGACGTGGCACCCGCCATTGCGAACATCGCTGCGATGAGCAAGGGCCTGGTCTACGTGGAGGTAACGACCCGTCAAGATTTGCGCGAACGTTGCGACACGGACCGCACGGACAGCGACATCCACATCCGCAACGGCTCCTACTATCGCGGCATCCTGAGCAAGCACCTGGTGTTCGTCGGCTGCGGCCTGTGGTGGACGAAGGAGAAGGAGCAACCCTTCTACGAGTTGGAGAGTGTGGGCTGA
- a CDS encoding transglutaminase-like domain-containing protein, translating to MEFQRFADQPDDEQDLLLGALLLAKDAYPALDLSGQRRRFDALELPSADGQRAGCAMDWAEVLGNHVFGRLGFRGNEEDYYDVRNSYLNDVLDRGLGIPITLAVVYIEIARRAGVRASGVNFPGHFLVRIEDPTQGPPVFVDPFHGGGTLQGRRLESLWVQMAGGNPARSLPALHAATVRQIVTRMLMNLRAIHASRGDFRALYLVLDRIVALLPDSAPEIRDRGLLSMKLGAPEAARRDLRRYLRLSPGAEDVAEVRRVLDSVRPSDLPN from the coding sequence ATGGAGTTCCAACGCTTCGCCGACCAGCCCGACGACGAGCAAGACTTGCTTCTGGGCGCGTTGCTCTTGGCGAAGGACGCCTATCCGGCGTTGGATCTTTCCGGTCAGCGCCGTCGCTTCGACGCCTTGGAGTTACCGAGCGCGGACGGGCAGCGGGCTGGCTGCGCAATGGACTGGGCCGAGGTGCTCGGGAACCACGTTTTTGGCCGTTTGGGCTTCCGCGGGAACGAAGAGGACTACTACGACGTCCGCAACTCGTACCTGAACGATGTCCTGGATCGTGGCCTCGGCATTCCGATCACCTTGGCGGTGGTATACATCGAGATTGCTCGGCGTGCGGGAGTCCGCGCGTCGGGGGTGAACTTTCCAGGTCACTTCCTGGTGCGTATCGAGGACCCCACGCAAGGGCCTCCAGTGTTCGTCGATCCCTTTCATGGTGGAGGCACATTGCAGGGGCGCCGTCTGGAATCTCTGTGGGTGCAAATGGCAGGTGGCAATCCAGCTCGCAGTCTGCCCGCACTGCACGCGGCCACGGTGCGACAGATCGTGACGCGCATGTTGATGAACCTGCGCGCCATCCACGCGAGCCGCGGGGACTTCCGCGCTCTGTACCTGGTGCTGGACCGCATCGTCGCGCTGCTCCCCGATTCCGCGCCGGAAATCCGTGACCGCGGGCTCTTGTCGATGAAGCTCGGTGCGCCCGAAGCAGCTCGCCGCGACCTGCGCCGTTATCTCAGGTTGTCGCCGGGGGCCGAGGACGTAGCAGAGGTGCGCCGCGTGCTGGACAGTGTCCGACCCAGCGATCTGCCGAACTAG
- a CDS encoding M20 family metallopeptidase: MLERAMAFLPTRVAQAEPLLRRWVEQSSYTADVKDVNAMGRLLLDAFAETGMRVQVEPGREYGDHLGLFTPAWDSGASRVLLVGHHDTVFPRGSFVGYRRDGELARGPGVLDMKGGLVTVRTALCALADAGVLAELPVGLICVADEEVGSPESAAFTATNAKGATAALVFEAGRAEDAIITRRKGTGSVQLRVRGKAAHAGNQHADGVNAIWALSRIVDRVQALTDYQRGVTVNVGTIAGGTSKNTVPAEARIEIDLRFETAADGDRVVAEIETLAQQVAAEFGAHAELGGGIRRPPLERTDASVALFQRYAVCARAAGLGAPEAGLLGGGSDANNVAALGVPAIDGLGPRGRGFHTHDEFIEVPSLALRSEALLRFLLDLAPSTA, translated from the coding sequence ATGTTGGAGCGGGCGATGGCGTTCTTGCCGACACGCGTGGCTCAGGCCGAGCCCCTGCTGCGGCGTTGGGTGGAACAGAGTTCCTACACTGCGGACGTGAAGGACGTGAACGCGATGGGGCGCCTTCTGCTGGACGCATTTGCGGAGACGGGCATGCGCGTTCAGGTGGAGCCAGGTCGCGAGTACGGTGATCATCTGGGGCTCTTCACCCCCGCATGGGATAGCGGCGCCTCGAGAGTGTTGCTGGTCGGGCACCACGATACTGTCTTTCCTCGGGGCAGCTTCGTGGGATACCGGCGCGACGGCGAGCTGGCCCGTGGTCCGGGTGTGCTCGACATGAAGGGGGGCTTGGTCACCGTGCGAACGGCCCTGTGTGCTCTAGCGGATGCTGGCGTTCTGGCCGAGCTGCCGGTGGGCTTGATCTGCGTTGCGGACGAGGAGGTGGGGTCACCGGAGTCGGCAGCGTTCACGGCAACGAACGCCAAGGGAGCGACGGCGGCCTTGGTGTTCGAGGCCGGCCGTGCCGAAGACGCCATCATCACCCGACGCAAGGGCACCGGCAGCGTGCAGCTACGCGTCCGGGGCAAGGCTGCGCACGCGGGGAACCAACACGCCGACGGGGTCAACGCGATCTGGGCGCTGAGTCGCATCGTGGATCGAGTGCAGGCACTCACCGACTACCAGCGTGGAGTGACCGTGAACGTCGGCACTATCGCTGGCGGCACGAGCAAGAACACCGTGCCGGCCGAGGCGCGGATCGAGATCGACTTGCGCTTCGAGACCGCCGCCGACGGCGATCGAGTCGTCGCCGAGATCGAAACGCTTGCGCAGCAGGTAGCCGCGGAGTTCGGCGCGCACGCCGAACTGGGCGGTGGGATTCGACGCCCACCCTTGGAGCGCACCGACGCATCCGTCGCGCTATTCCAGCGCTATGCTGTGTGTGCCCGGGCAGCGGGCCTGGGCGCGCCGGAAGCGGGACTGCTCGGCGGCGGCTCCGATGCAAACAACGTGGCGGCCCTGGGCGTCCCAGCCATCGACGGTCTCGGTCCTCGAGGGCGTGGCTTCCACACGCACGACGAGTTCATCGAAGTTCCGAGCCTCGCGCTCCGCAGCGAAGCCTTGCTGCGCTTCTTGCTCGACTTGGCGCCGTCGACGGCATGA
- the tsaB gene encoding tRNA (adenosine(37)-N6)-threonylcarbamoyltransferase complex dimerization subunit type 1 TsaB, whose amino-acid sequence MRVLGIETSTRRAAVAVLHDDEVMAEVQVEGLGAHAERILGLIDEALTKAGVRRGEIARIGVGVGPGSFTGLRVGLSVGRGMARGLGIPVLGVGSLHALACARFKAQPSQRPLIAVLDARREELFAQVFDSDLQAITDPAAIHRQSVQGWLDALGVRDPFFVGEGAALLGQPSDGGLPGAVEVAWLTARANPARSPASPLYVRDAGATPQRLPPSPFR is encoded by the coding sequence GTGCGTGTCTTGGGCATCGAGACCTCTACCCGGCGGGCTGCCGTCGCGGTGCTTCACGACGACGAGGTCATGGCCGAGGTCCAGGTCGAGGGCTTGGGGGCTCATGCCGAACGTATCTTGGGCCTGATCGACGAGGCCCTCACGAAGGCTGGCGTTCGGCGCGGGGAAATCGCCCGCATCGGCGTTGGCGTCGGACCCGGGTCCTTCACGGGCCTGCGAGTGGGACTGAGCGTCGGACGCGGAATGGCCCGAGGGCTCGGGATCCCGGTCTTGGGGGTCGGATCGCTGCATGCCCTGGCTTGCGCACGTTTCAAGGCGCAACCGTCCCAGCGTCCCCTGATCGCCGTCCTGGACGCTCGGCGAGAAGAACTGTTTGCCCAAGTCTTCGACTCCGACTTGCAGGCGATCACCGACCCGGCGGCGATCCATCGGCAGAGCGTCCAAGGCTGGCTCGACGCCCTCGGCGTTCGCGATCCCTTCTTCGTTGGCGAGGGCGCGGCGCTGCTGGGTCAACCGTCCGACGGGGGGCTTCCGGGCGCAGTCGAAGTCGCGTGGCTGACCGCCCGCGCCAACCCGGCCCGTTCTCCCGCTTCCCCGCTTTACGTGCGCGACGCCGGAGCCACGCCCCAGCGGCTTCCCCCCTCGCCTTTCCGCTGA
- a CDS encoding Crp/Fnr family transcriptional regulator translates to MTSVDEQNERLLARFGRSFKAGEVLYEDGDAARDAFLLQEGRVRLIKKVGATERILRVLRPGDLFGESALLQATPRTSTAVALSDGIALALDAPTFQQVLSASPGVGMRVLGQLIRRLRDAEDQIEVLLLRDGKSKVVVTLLQLAQQGSREADGMAELRVSPLELSARVGLDVDSVKRTVQELRDAGHLRIVDERVEIPDVRTLRELASLFGIRDQLRGTAGESG, encoded by the coding sequence ATGACTTCCGTCGACGAACAGAACGAACGCCTCCTCGCGCGTTTTGGCCGCAGCTTCAAGGCGGGCGAAGTGCTGTACGAAGACGGAGATGCCGCTCGGGACGCCTTCTTGCTCCAGGAAGGGCGAGTTCGACTCATCAAGAAGGTGGGCGCCACGGAGCGAATCCTCAGGGTGCTGCGCCCAGGCGACCTCTTCGGCGAGTCTGCACTGCTCCAGGCCACGCCTCGCACCTCCACGGCGGTGGCCCTGTCCGATGGCATTGCACTGGCACTGGACGCCCCGACCTTTCAGCAAGTGCTCTCGGCCAGCCCCGGCGTCGGCATGCGTGTGTTGGGCCAGCTCATCCGACGCCTGCGCGACGCGGAGGACCAGATCGAGGTGCTTCTGCTCCGAGACGGCAAGAGCAAGGTAGTAGTGACCCTTCTGCAGCTGGCGCAGCAAGGCTCACGAGAGGCGGACGGCATGGCCGAACTCCGAGTCTCGCCCCTGGAGCTCTCGGCGCGCGTGGGCCTCGACGTCGACAGCGTCAAGCGGACGGTCCAGGAACTGAGGGACGCCGGCCACTTGCGAATCGTGGACGAGCGCGTGGAAATCCCCGACGTGCGCACGCTGCGGGAGCTGGCCAGCCTGTTCGGTATTCGAGACCAGCTGCGAGGTACCGCGGGCGAAAGCGGCTGA
- a CDS encoding tetratricopeptide repeat protein translates to MRRFLSLILLGALATPTACGGRGSKTPGGDPVRMSESEYDVARDLWLRQRKPREALAHALEAVELDDENHEASHLAALIYLEFCSQGSDDCRLGEAERLVRQALDAKADFREAKNTLGVVLIHEKRYPEAIQVLKPLTEDILYQTPENAWGNLGWAYFQHGKLDLAIDALRRSLAAQPLFCVGAFRLGLALEKKGELTEAASALSQALDTQAPGCSGLQEALLARGRVHQRLGQAAEAEADFKSCLELSAKSPTGKECRSMMAKLK, encoded by the coding sequence ATGCGCCGCTTCTTGTCTCTGATTCTGCTCGGCGCCCTCGCGACCCCAACCGCATGCGGGGGGCGCGGCTCGAAGACTCCGGGGGGTGACCCCGTCCGCATGAGTGAAAGCGAGTACGACGTGGCGCGCGACCTCTGGCTGCGCCAACGCAAGCCCCGCGAGGCCCTAGCCCACGCCTTGGAAGCCGTGGAACTCGACGACGAGAATCACGAGGCCTCCCACCTGGCAGCGCTGATCTACCTGGAGTTCTGCAGCCAAGGCAGCGACGACTGCCGCCTGGGCGAGGCCGAGCGCCTGGTGCGCCAGGCGCTGGACGCGAAGGCGGACTTCCGCGAGGCCAAGAACACCCTCGGCGTGGTGCTCATTCATGAAAAGCGCTACCCGGAAGCCATCCAAGTCCTCAAGCCGCTGACCGAAGACATCCTGTATCAGACGCCGGAGAACGCCTGGGGCAACTTGGGCTGGGCGTATTTTCAGCATGGAAAGCTCGATTTGGCCATCGATGCCTTGCGGCGCTCGCTGGCGGCCCAGCCGCTATTTTGCGTGGGCGCCTTTCGGCTCGGCCTCGCCCTGGAGAAGAAGGGTGAGCTGACGGAGGCCGCCAGCGCCCTGAGCCAGGCCCTCGACACCCAGGCACCGGGTTGCTCGGGGCTGCAAGAAGCGCTACTCGCTCGCGGTCGGGTTCATCAGCGCCTCGGGCAAGCCGCCGAGGCGGAAGCGGACTTCAAGAGCTGTTTGGAGCTGTCGGCGAAATCTCCGACGGGCAAAGAATGCCGCTCCATGATGGCAAAACTCAAGTAG
- a CDS encoding helix-turn-helix transcriptional regulator, protein MEETVGQFLRRHREARRMSVEEVSRATRVPMSSVERIETDRFDELPGEVFVRGFLKSYAISVSLPPDEVLARYTNSRRVAWVTPLPISSPTRPARGRRFGVAIAFVLLLILFTLALSIVLKPRGDDMPQELSLLTSTATQSV, encoded by the coding sequence ATGGAGGAGACGGTCGGACAGTTTCTGCGACGCCACCGCGAGGCCCGACGCATGAGCGTCGAGGAGGTCTCGCGCGCGACGCGTGTGCCGATGTCGAGCGTCGAGCGCATCGAGACCGATCGCTTCGACGAGCTTCCAGGTGAAGTGTTCGTGCGAGGCTTCCTGAAGTCCTACGCCATCTCCGTCAGCTTGCCGCCAGACGAAGTGCTGGCTCGCTATACCAATAGCCGGCGCGTCGCCTGGGTGACGCCACTGCCGATTTCCAGCCCAACTCGGCCCGCTCGCGGCCGTCGCTTCGGCGTCGCGATCGCGTTCGTGCTGTTGCTCATCTTGTTCACCCTTGCTCTCAGTATCGTGCTGAAGCCGCGCGGTGACGACATGCCGCAAGAGCTCTCGCTGCTCACGTCCACGGCAACCCAGTCGGTGTGA
- the recO gene encoding DNA repair protein RecO translates to MARPRTRIASARHETRAWVTARVTTGDADLILTLFTESLGRVSAIAKHALRSRRRFAGALEPLHTLHVTLQERDGVELMTLTEARLDVVRHRIASDLGLMQAAGRALAWLKRAAPARVAEPELWARTVALFDRLENGSTGAETAVAAWGVGLLESVGFGLELEACVSCGAVCPEGKPARVDPARGGLVCRACGGGSETLSAVLREALIRARDGDLDCVPADSASRVIELTERTLALHVG, encoded by the coding sequence ATGGCACGCCCGAGGACGCGCATTGCGTCCGCACGACACGAGACACGGGCGTGGGTGACTGCGCGCGTGACGACCGGCGATGCGGACTTGATCCTTACGCTCTTCACTGAATCCCTTGGACGCGTTTCCGCAATTGCCAAACACGCGCTGCGCAGTCGGCGGCGCTTCGCTGGCGCGCTCGAGCCCTTGCACACGTTGCATGTGACACTGCAGGAACGCGATGGCGTGGAGCTGATGACCTTGACGGAAGCGCGTCTCGACGTGGTGCGCCACCGCATCGCCAGCGACTTGGGTCTCATGCAAGCAGCGGGTCGCGCGCTCGCCTGGCTGAAACGTGCGGCGCCCGCACGCGTCGCGGAACCCGAGCTATGGGCGCGCACCGTCGCCTTGTTCGATCGCCTGGAAAACGGCTCGACGGGCGCGGAAACGGCCGTCGCCGCCTGGGGCGTCGGCCTGCTGGAGAGCGTCGGTTTCGGTCTCGAACTCGAGGCCTGCGTATCCTGCGGCGCCGTGTGCCCCGAGGGCAAGCCAGCGCGGGTCGACCCCGCACGCGGTGGGTTGGTGTGTCGCGCCTGCGGTGGCGGCAGCGAGACCCTCAGCGCGGTGCTGCGCGAAGCGCTGATCCGCGCGCGCGACGGCGACTTGGACTGCGTTCCCGCGGACTCGGCGTCCCGCGTCATCGAACTCACCGAGCGAACCCTGGCGCTGCATGTTGGCTGA
- a CDS encoding TerB family tellurite resistance protein yields MILDARLRKLATGVSAAEAAEAHAKSMRPGELLSVVEQAQATEFEATLEAMFLMAAVDGNVSREELEQLAASFQAIVDMHNVKGLDLSRLLAAFNDKLAKDGWRARLEKVGQRIIDPDARGFAFRLAAGVAFVDDHVAHAEAAAIEALARAFDLSAEESQAILHEVHDELFGNGL; encoded by the coding sequence ATGATTCTCGACGCACGGCTCAGGAAGTTGGCCACGGGGGTGAGTGCAGCGGAAGCCGCCGAGGCGCATGCCAAGAGCATGCGCCCCGGTGAACTACTGAGCGTCGTGGAGCAGGCCCAAGCCACGGAGTTCGAAGCGACGCTGGAAGCCATGTTCCTGATGGCCGCCGTGGATGGCAACGTCAGCCGCGAAGAGCTCGAGCAACTGGCCGCGAGCTTCCAGGCCATCGTCGACATGCACAACGTCAAGGGACTGGACTTGTCTCGATTGCTGGCGGCCTTCAACGACAAGCTAGCGAAGGATGGCTGGCGCGCGCGCCTCGAAAAGGTCGGCCAGCGCATCATCGACCCGGATGCGCGGGGCTTCGCTTTTCGTTTGGCGGCGGGCGTGGCCTTCGTCGACGACCACGTGGCGCACGCGGAAGCGGCCGCCATCGAGGCCCTGGCTCGGGCCTTCGACCTGTCGGCGGAGGAGTCCCAGGCCATCCTGCACGAGGTGCACGACGAGCTCTTTGGCAACGGCCTCTGA
- the murJ gene encoding murein biosynthesis integral membrane protein MurJ, with protein sequence MASSSSSSPTPSASSRGDAERRAITGRAGIVAAGTLASRLLGLVRDQTLAALFSRAATDAFFVAFTIPNVLRQLLAEGAVQNAVLPVLSKTKEQQGDAAAHEFFRALRGLSLLILIVVSVLGVWLAPALVDLFAHGYRDEPGQFERTVTVTRWVFPYIFFMGTAALGVAALNVEKRFVVTSFAPGLLNVAFIACAFGLPTWLTRSGHDAILAMAIGALLGGLLQVVAQWPSLRATGYLSLPTLRLSHPALRETLRRMGPVLIGLGVYYVDVVLARRFLSELGQGAQSYFAWALRLCDFPQGIFVMALSSATLPSLAALAARGDAEEVAKTFAYGLRLALFVGLAATALLVSCAEPLVVLIFQRGAFDATAAHETAKALMAQGLGIWAVAAVRQLVSVYYALGDTRTPVVVAALDLGVFVVLALTLRVPFGHVGIGLAVAGASIAQMAMLFLGLRGKLSSLHLGELFGSAARTLGACAVAAIAAWSVAGATAQPPDASAWWRLVPGIAAGSSFGLAFLMAAWLLRSQELHVLSEGLLRRLRRR encoded by the coding sequence GTGGCCAGTTCTTCCTCGTCATCGCCGACGCCCTCGGCGTCGAGTCGCGGCGATGCCGAGCGACGGGCGATCACCGGGCGCGCCGGCATCGTCGCAGCGGGCACCCTCGCCTCGCGTCTTCTCGGCTTGGTGCGGGACCAGACCCTGGCCGCGCTGTTCTCGCGCGCCGCGACGGACGCCTTCTTCGTTGCCTTCACCATCCCGAACGTCCTGCGCCAGCTACTCGCGGAAGGCGCCGTTCAGAACGCCGTGCTGCCGGTGCTCTCCAAGACCAAAGAGCAACAAGGGGACGCCGCAGCGCACGAGTTCTTTCGCGCCTTGCGTGGCTTGTCGCTGCTGATCCTGATCGTGGTGAGCGTGCTCGGCGTGTGGCTGGCCCCCGCCTTGGTGGACCTGTTCGCTCACGGCTATCGCGATGAGCCCGGTCAGTTCGAGCGAACCGTGACCGTGACGCGCTGGGTCTTCCCCTACATCTTCTTCATGGGCACCGCGGCGTTGGGCGTCGCCGCGCTCAACGTCGAGAAGCGCTTCGTCGTCACCAGCTTCGCGCCAGGGCTGCTGAACGTCGCCTTCATTGCCTGCGCCTTCGGCCTGCCGACCTGGCTCACTCGCAGTGGTCACGACGCCATCCTCGCCATGGCCATCGGCGCGCTCCTTGGCGGACTGCTCCAGGTCGTGGCGCAGTGGCCGAGCCTGCGTGCCACTGGCTACCTCTCGCTACCGACGCTGCGGCTGTCGCACCCAGCGCTGCGCGAGACACTGCGGCGCATGGGCCCGGTACTGATCGGCCTGGGCGTGTACTACGTCGATGTGGTGCTCGCGCGCCGTTTCCTCAGCGAGTTGGGCCAGGGAGCACAAAGCTATTTCGCTTGGGCCCTGCGTCTCTGTGATTTCCCTCAGGGCATTTTCGTGATGGCCCTTTCCAGTGCCACCTTGCCCAGCCTGGCAGCGCTGGCAGCACGCGGCGACGCCGAAGAAGTCGCCAAGACCTTTGCCTACGGCTTGCGCCTCGCGCTCTTCGTGGGGCTCGCCGCTACGGCACTGCTCGTGTCGTGTGCCGAACCCCTGGTCGTGCTCATCTTCCAGCGTGGCGCCTTCGACGCCACGGCCGCGCACGAAACGGCGAAGGCACTCATGGCTCAGGGCCTCGGCATTTGGGCCGTCGCAGCAGTGCGCCAATTGGTCAGCGTCTACTACGCACTGGGGGACACGCGCACACCCGTGGTCGTTGCCGCTCTCGACCTCGGAGTCTTCGTGGTGCTGGCGCTGACGCTTCGTGTCCCCTTCGGTCACGTGGGGATCGGCCTCGCCGTCGCGGGCGCGTCCATTGCACAAATGGCCATGCTCTTCCTGGGGCTACGTGGAAAGCTCTCGTCCCTGCATCTGGGGGAGCTATTCGGCTCTGCCGCGCGCACCTTGGGCGCGTGCGCCGTGGCTGCCATCGCTGCATGGTCGGTGGCGGGAGCGACAGCACAGCCCCCGGATGCGTCGGCTTGGTGGCGCCTGGTTCCCGGCATCGCAGCAGGGTCGAGCTTCGGTCTGGCCTTCCTGATGGCGGCCTGGTTGCTGCGCAGCCAAGAGTTGCACGTGCTGAGCGAGGGACTTCTGCGCCGGTTGCGCCGGCGCTAG